Proteins found in one Bacillus subtilis subsp. subtilis str. 168 genomic segment:
- the arfM gene encoding transcriptional regulator (Evidence 1a: Function from experimental evidences in the studied strain; PubMedId: 10809684, 11698370, 16428414, 22178965; Product type r: regulator), with protein MNQCDYLLFLKQLPMFNEVPLSIVETLLKNGTFIRGSCDQSPSFLHSQSVYIVLKGSVRFMDTRLPEGSKTVALWEKGDVFPIDEKGGLYLSPFISVNATSDILILNIPYYIFKKMMSYHPQLQMNFLAMLQQNVFCSYQLFLRYLHTSQDENAEPGS; from the coding sequence ATGAATCAGTGTGACTATTTATTATTTCTGAAACAACTTCCTATGTTTAATGAAGTGCCTCTATCCATTGTCGAAACCTTGCTGAAAAACGGCACGTTTATCCGCGGTTCATGTGATCAGTCTCCATCTTTTCTTCATTCTCAATCTGTTTATATTGTATTAAAAGGCAGTGTCCGTTTTATGGACACAAGGCTCCCTGAAGGGTCGAAAACCGTTGCGCTGTGGGAAAAAGGCGATGTGTTTCCGATTGATGAAAAAGGCGGGCTTTATTTATCGCCCTTTATCTCAGTCAATGCCACTTCAGACATTCTGATTCTCAACATCCCATATTACATATTTAAGAAAATGATGTCTTATCATCCGCAGCTGCAAATGAACTTTTTGGCTATGCTTCAGCAAAATGTTTTTTGTTCCTATCAATTATTTTTGCGGTATCTGCATACATCACAGGATGAAAACGCTGAGCCCGGTTCTTAA